Proteins from a genomic interval of Fusarium oxysporum Fo47 chromosome I, complete sequence:
- a CDS encoding RNA-binding ribosome biosynthesis protein MRD1, which produces MASSRIFIKGLPPSISEADFRKHFSAQGREITDVKLIPQRRIGYVGYKTPEDASKAVKYFNRSYIRMSKIAVETARPISDPALTKGQSAWHSKAASTPSTTIKGNEQPAERESDSSLRKRKRDEPQPADPKLREFLHVMKEGREGALDDGVRGGIGDGVAAVAATAVPEEESDDEYEQIPTRREKQRRIEAPENPLVSQSLPSQLKEARVVSDVQAETPAGDEPVEPQEAAAKSNLEQQEVVAEDDDWLRSRTNRLLDLVDPDDLERTPAQGPSTTETDHAEGGEAMELTSVDPPATADVAMNETTMEASGGEPAKDDSLEAIRRTSRLFVRNLPYSATQEDLRETFERFGTIEEVHLPVSNSGTSKGFALVLFTDPSGAVEAFQAMDGATFQGRILHIIPASAKRDTGLDEFAISKLPLKKQNMIRKKQEAAATTFNWNALYMSQDAVNASVADRLGVSKSELLDPTSADAAIKQAIAETSVIQETKAYFTANGVDLEAFKSKKRGDTAILVKNFPYGTTIDELRKLFEESGPVLRVLMPPSGTIAIVQFSQPNYAKSAFGKLAYRRIGDSVLFLEKAPSDIFRGGDQLDQAVSLKDRPAPTVQNLSVDDLLSRGDKPEEDLETTSLFVRNLNFSTSTSRLAEAFQSLDGFVSARVKTKMDPKKPGQTLSMGFGFVEFRTRSQAQAALKVMDGHVLDDHALAVKASHKGHDAAEERRREDKAKKAAGQRTKIIIKNLPFQATKKDIRSLFGTYGQLRSVRLPKKADYTPRGFAFADFVTPREAENALNALRDTHLLGRKLVLDFAEAEAVDAEEEIAKMQKKVGGQVNKVALQQLTGKGRSRVNIGNENDEMDM; this is translated from the exons ATGGCTTCATCGAGGATATTCATCAAGGGTTTGCCACCCAGTATCTCGGAGGCTGACTTTCGGAAGCACTTCTCCGCCCAAGGTCGCGAGATTACCGATGTCAAGCTGATTCCCCAGCGACGCATTGGCTATGTGGGCTACAAGACACCCGAAGATGCCTCAAAGGCAGTCAAGTACTTCAACAGGTCTTACATTCGCATGTCCAAGATCGCCGTCGAGACTGCGCGACCC ATCTCAGACCCCGCCCTCACCAAAGGCCAGAGCGCCTGGCATTCCAAAGCtgcatcaacaccatccacAACAATCAAGGGCAATGAGCAGCCCGCTGAAAGGGAGTCAGACTCGAGCTTGAGAAAGCGCAAGCGAGATGAGCCCCAGCCGGCGGACCCGAAGCTACGCGAGTTCCTTCACGTAATGAAGGAAGGCAGAGAGGGCGCGCTCGATGATGGTGTCCGCGGTGGTATCGGCGACGgcgttgctgctgttgctgccaCCGCTGTTCCTGAAGAGGAGAGCGATGATGAGTACGAGCAGATCCCGACTCGAAGGGAGAAGCAGCGCAGGATCGAAGCACCAGAAAACCCGCTGGTCTCTCAATCTTTGCCATCGCAGCTGAAAGAAGCAAGGGTGGTCTCTGATGTACAGGCGGAAACTCCTGCAGGCGACGAACCTGTGGagcctcaagaagcagctgcaAAATCAAATCTGGAACAGCAGGAAGTAGTCGCAGAGGATGACGATTGGCTTCGTTCACGAACAAACAGACTGCTGGACCTTGTTGATCCCGATGACTTGGAACGAACTCCTGCGCAAGGGCCATCAACAACTGAGACCGATCATGCAGAGGGAGGCGAAGCTATGGAACTCACTTCTGTTGACCCGCCAGCTACAGCTGACGTGGCGATGAATGAGACCACGATGGAGGCATCGGGGGGTGAGCCGGCAAAGGACGACTCACTTGAGGCGATCCGCCGAACATCAAGACTTTTTGTCCGAAACCTGCCCTACAGCGCCACCCAGGAGGATCTCCGGGAGACCTTTGAGCGGTTCGGAACCATTGAAGAG GTTCATCTACCGGTCAGCAATTCAGGTACCAGCAAGGGGTTCGCCCTGGTGTTGTTTACTGACCCGTCGGGAGCTGTTGAAGCATTCCAAGCCATGGACGGGGCGACGTTTCAGGGGCGTATTCTTCACATCATTCCTGCGAGTGCAAAGAGAGACACGGGTCTGGATGAGTTTGCAATTTCCAAACTCCCTCTCAAGAAACAAAACATGATTCGGAAGAAACAAGAGGCAGCTGCTACTACGTTTAACTGGAATGCGCTGTATATGAGCCAGGACGCCGTCAACGCGTCGGTCGCCGACCGTCTTGGTGTTTCAAAATCAGAACTTCTTGACCCTACCTCGGCCGATGCTGCCATCAAGCAGGCCATCGCGGAGACGAGCGTCATTCAAGAGACCAAAGCATATTTCACCGCTAATGGAGTGGACCTCGAAGCTTTCAAGTCAAAGAAGCGGGGTGATACGGCCATCTTGGTGAAAAACTTTCCCTACGGGACGACGATCGACGAGCTCCGTAAGCTCTTCGAGGAGTCTGGGCCCGTGCTGAGAGTTTTGATGCCCCCGAGCGGGACAATCGCCATTGTCCAGTTCTCGCAGCCCAATTACGCCAAATCCGCTTTTGGGAAGCTGGCATATCGCCGGATTGGAGATAGTGTGCTCTTTTTGGAAAAAGCGCCAAGTGACATCTTCAGAGGCGGCGACCAACTGGATCAAGCCGTGTCACTAAAAGATCGTCCGGCTCCGACGGTCCAAAATCTTAGTGTGGATGACTTGCTGTCACGCGGTGATAAGCCggaggaggatttggaaACTACCTCTCTGTTTGTGCGAAATTTAAACTTTTCGACTTCCACATCTCGGCTTGCTGAAGCTTTTCAGTCCCTCGACGGATTCGTCTCTGCCAGAGTTAAGACTAAAATGGACCCGAAGAAACCAGGGCAGACACTTAGCATGGGATTCGGTTTTGTGGAGTTCCGCACAAGGAGCCAAGCCCAGGCTGCACTCAAAGTCATGGATGGTCATGTACTTGACGATCATGCCCTGGCTGTTAAGGCATCACACAAGGGCCATGACGCAGCCGAGGAGAGACGTCGGGAAGACAAGGCTAAGAAGGCTGCAGGGCAGCGcaccaagatcatcatcaagaacttGCCTTTCCAGGCGACTAAGAAGGACATCAGGTCACTGTTTGGAACCTATGGTCAACTTAGATCGGTACGCCTACCCAAGAAGGCTGACTATACCCCTCGGGGTTTTGCTTTTGCCGACTTTGTCACTCCCCGCGAAGCCGAGAACGCACTAAATGCGTTGAGGGACACCCACTTGCTTGGTCGCAAGCTTGTCTTGGACTTTGCGGA